The following coding sequences lie in one Hoplias malabaricus isolate fHopMal1 chromosome 14, fHopMal1.hap1, whole genome shotgun sequence genomic window:
- the LOC136666341 gene encoding H-2 class II histocompatibility antigen, A-U alpha chain-like — protein MKLCLILVCAALLYTVSAVKHRDLGLKLCSDSEGEVIFGLDGEEMWHADFSLEKGVMILPQFADPFSFAEGTYELAVNDIEVCRGNLGKSIKANKKPPIPKVAPQSSVYTKSSVQLGSKNTLICYITGFYPPHVEVSWTRNNVNVTDEASLSRYYINTEDSTFKLVSTLSFTPEEGDIYSCSVQHTALDRALTKTWEVDLALPGVGASVFCGVGLAGGLLGVAVGTFFLTKGNNLWTGAKSC, from the exons tgaaACACCGGGATCTTGGATTAAAGCTCTGCTCAGACTCAGAGGGAGAGGTGATCTTTGGACTCGATGGAGAAGAAATGTGGCACGCTGACTTCAGTTTGGAGAAAGGAGTGATGATTCTGCCGCAGTTCGCAGATCCGTTCTCCTTTGCAGAAGGAACCTATGAGCTGGCTGTTAATGATATAGAAGTCTGCAGAGGCAACTTGGGTAAAAGTATAAAAGCTAATAAAAAACCCCCAATACCAAAAG TTGCCCCTCAGAGTTCAGTCTACACCAAGAGCAGTGTACAGCTGGGCTCTAAAAACACCCTCATCTGTTACATCACTGGATTCTACCCTCCACATGTGGAAGTGTCCTGGACCAGGAACAATGTGAATGTGACGGATGAAGCCAGTCTCAGCAGATATTACATTAACACTGAAGATAGCACCTTTAAACTGGTCTCTACCCTGAGCTTCACTCCAGAGGAGGGGGACATCTACTCCTGCAGTGTGCAGCACACAGCCCTGGACAGAGCACTGACCAAAACATGGG aggTGGATCTTGCTCTCCCCGGTGTTGGAGcgtctgtgttctgtggagtgggGTTGGCTGGAGGACTGCTGGGAGTCGCTGTGGGAACTTTCTTCCTCACCAAAGGAAACAACT tgtggacaggggcCAAGTCCTGCTGA
- the LOC136666339 gene encoding H-2 class II histocompatibility antigen, E-S beta chain-like, with protein MFLSLQLLLLLTLIVRTALTGGYYEYETNECLTSSSDLTDVEFITTIYFNKEPYIRFNSTVGEFVGYTEYGVKNAECWNSGPYLQQMRGEVERYCKRNLRIFYSHILDKTVRPRVELNAEQQPSGGHTSMLMCSAYDFYPQAIDVYWQRDGKKVTTDVISTEELADGDWYYQVHSHLEYTPRSGEKISCVVEHASFSGPMTYDWDPSLPESDRNKIAIGASGLVLGLILSAAGFIYYKKKSSGRILVSS; from the exons ATGTTCCTGAGTCTGCAGCTGCTGCTCCTCCTGACTCTGATCGTCAGAAcag CGTTGACAGGTGGATATTATGAATATGAGACGAATGAATGTCTCACCAGTTCATCAGATCTGACCGATGTGGAATTCATTACAACAATTTATTTCAATAAGGAACCATATATACGGTTTAACAGCACTGTGGGGGAGTTTGTAGGGTACACTGAGTACGGAGTGAAGAATGCAGAGTGCTGGAACAGCGGTCCTTACCTACAGCAGATGAGAGGTGAAGTGGAGAGATACTGCAAACGCAACCTACGAATATTCTACTCTCATATTCTGGATAAAACAG TGAGGCCGAGGGTGGAACTCAATGCAGAACAGCAGCCCAGTGGTGGACACACATCCATGTTGATGTGCAGCGCATATGACTTCTACCCTCAAGCCATCGATGTGTACTGGCAGAGAGACGGTAAAAAAGTTACCACTGATGTGATCTCCACTGAGGAGCTGGCTGATGGAGACTGGTACTACCAGGTCCACTCTCACCTGGAGTACACCCCCAGATCGGGAGAGAAGATCTCCTGTGTGGTGGAGCACGCCAGCTTCTCAGGACCTATGACCTATGACTGGG ATCCTTCTCTTCCTGAGTCTGACAGGAATAAGATCGCTATCGGAGCGTCGGGGCTGGTGCTGGGGCTCATCCTCTCAGCTGCTGGATTCATCTACTACAAGAAGAAATCCTCAG GGCGGATCCTGGTGTCGAGTTAA